The Candidatus Deferrimicrobium sp. genome includes the window GGGGGGCCGCCTTCCTCGCGGTGGTCATCGAGCGTGTAGCGTACAGGCCGCTGCGAAACGCACCGAAGATCGCGGCGCTGATCACAGCGATCGGCGTTTCCCTGTTCCTGGAGTATTTCACCGCGCTCCACCAGGTCTTCGGGCCGAACTATTACGCCTTCCCTCGCCCCTTTCAGGTGGTGTCCCGCGAGGTCGGCGGGATCACGGTCACCAACATTCAGTGGATCATCCTCCTTGCAACGCTCGCCTCCCTGGGAGCGCTCCAATACGTCGTCTACCGGACAAAGGTGGGCCGGGGGATGCGCGCTGTCTCCCACGACCACGTCACCGCGGGGTTGATGGGGGTCAACGTCGACGCCGTGATCGCCTTCACTTTCGGTCTCGGGGCGGCGCTCGCGGGGGTCGGTGGAGTGCTCTATGGGATCGCCTATCCGCAGATCAACACCTTCATGGGGGTGATGCCCGGGCTGAAGGCGTTTACCGCCGCCGTCCTCGGCGGCATCGGGTCCATCCCGGGGGCGGTCCTCGGGGCCTTGATCATGGGGCTTACGGAGACGATGACCACGGCGTATCTCTCGTCCATCTACCGGGACGGGATCGCCTTCGTCCTGCTCATCGCCGTGCTGTTGTGGAAGCCCACCGGGATCCTCGGGAAGGCCCGGACGGAGAAAGTGTGACGACAGGGCGATGACCACCCTGAAAAACATCGCCAAGGCGGTCCTGCCGTTCGCCATCCTCTCGGGCCTGGTCCAGTTCCTCTCCGGCCGGGACATCCTGAATCCGTACTGGGTGCAGATTTTCCAGCTGGCGTGCGTCGTGGCGATCTCCGCGCTGGGTTTGAACCTCATTTACGGGTTCACAGGGCTGTTCTCCCTCGGGCACGCCGCCTTCTACGGGGTGGGGGCGTACACGGCGGCGCTGCTGACGAAACAGTATATGGGCGCGTACGGAGAGCAGGCGTTTTTCGCGACAGGGGCGGTTTTTCTCTGTTCCCTCCTTGCGGGAGGGGTCGCGGCGGCGCTCCTTGCCTGCCTCGTCGGTTTGCCCACCCTCCGATTGACGTCGGACTACCTTGGCATCGCAACGCTCGGATTTGGGGTCATCATGAAGGTCGTCTTCGACAACGCGGACTCCCTCGTGCCGCAGCTGGGGGGCGCCCGGGGGATGACCGGGATCCAGCGGCTGACCAGCATCCCTTGGGCGGTCGCCGCGCTCGTCGCTGCGATTCTCGTGATCCGCAACCTGGTCCACTCGTCCTACGGGCGTGCGCTCATCGCCATCCGCGAGGACGAGATTGCCTCCGCGGCGATGGGGATCGACACCTTCCGGTACAAGGTAATAGGATTCACCACGGGATGCGCCTTCGCCGGCGTAGCGGGCGGACTGTACGCGCACCTGTACACATTTCTTCATCCGAGCACCTTCGATTTCCTGAAATCGTTCGATGTGTTGATGATCGTTGTCATTGGAGGATTGGGAAACCTGACGGGCACGCTGGTGGCTTCCTTCGTCTGGGTCTTCTTGCTGGAGGGAATGCGAGTCGCGCTGCCGCCGGAATACATCGAGTTCCGCTGGGTGCTCATTCCCCTGCTGCTGATCGTTACCATGCTGATCCGTCCCAGGGGTCTGTTCGGCATTCGGGAGTTCCCGCTGCTGCGAGGAAAGGTGTACCGGTGATCCTCGAGGTCAGGGAACTCACCCGGCATTTCGGCGGGATCAGGGCGTTGGACGGTGTGGATTTCCTCCTCCGGCAGGGTGAACTCTCCGGGATCATCGGCCCGAACGGATCCGGAAAGACAACGCTGTTCAATGTGATCACCGGGATCTATCGCCCGGATCGCGGCGCCGTTTCGCTGGACGGAAAGGAGATTACGGGGCTTCCTCCGGAGAAGATCGCCCGCCGGGGAATCGCGCGGACCTTCCAGAACACCCGCCTCTTCCGGGAACTGACGGTGATCGACAACGTGCGGATCGCGCGCCATCCGCACATCCGGTACGGTCCCGTGGCGGCCCTGCTGCGGACCGATGGGTTCTATCGGG containing:
- a CDS encoding branched-chain amino acid ABC transporter permease, whose translation is MTTLKNIAKAVLPFAILSGLVQFLSGRDILNPYWVQIFQLACVVAISALGLNLIYGFTGLFSLGHAAFYGVGAYTAALLTKQYMGAYGEQAFFATGAVFLCSLLAGGVAAALLACLVGLPTLRLTSDYLGIATLGFGVIMKVVFDNADSLVPQLGGARGMTGIQRLTSIPWAVAALVAAILVIRNLVHSSYGRALIAIREDEIASAAMGIDTFRYKVIGFTTGCAFAGVAGGLYAHLYTFLHPSTFDFLKSFDVLMIVVIGGLGNLTGTLVASFVWVFLLEGMRVALPPEYIEFRWVLIPLLLIVTMLIRPRGLFGIREFPLLRGKVYR
- a CDS encoding branched-chain amino acid ABC transporter permease — its product is MNGLQLGFVYALIALGYTMVYGIVRLINFAHGDIFMVGAFLAFYSIEKLHLPLPAVFALAAGGAAFLAVVIERVAYRPLRNAPKIAALITAIGVSLFLEYFTALHQVFGPNYYAFPRPFQVVSREVGGITVTNIQWIILLATLASLGALQYVVYRTKVGRGMRAVSHDHVTAGLMGVNVDAVIAFTFGLGAALAGVGGVLYGIAYPQINTFMGVMPGLKAFTAAVLGGIGSIPGAVLGALIMGLTETMTTAYLSSIYRDGIAFVLLIAVLLWKPTGILGKARTEKV